A genomic segment from Desulfuromonadales bacterium encodes:
- the rpmJ gene encoding 50S ribosomal protein L36 — MKVRASVKTICDKCKVIRRKGIVRIICENPKHKQKQG; from the coding sequence ATGAAAGTCCGAGCTTCGGTTAAGACGATCTGTGACAAGTGCAAGGTCATCAGACGCAAGGGCATTGTCCGGATTATCTGCGAGAACCCCAAGCACAAGCAGAAACAGGGATAA
- the rplO gene encoding 50S ribosomal protein L15 — MDLSNLKPAIGSTKNRKRLGRGAGSGTGKTAGKGHKGQKARSGGSIKAGFEGGQMPLQRRLPKRGFTPLVKKVYALVNLRDLELFEAGSVVDFEALGKAGLVKALGDGIKILGDGDLTKALTVKAHKFSKSAVAKIEAAGGKAEVI; from the coding sequence ATGGACCTGAGCAATTTGAAACCGGCAATCGGTTCGACGAAAAACAGGAAACGCCTCGGTCGCGGGGCCGGTTCCGGCACTGGTAAAACTGCCGGCAAAGGGCACAAGGGGCAGAAGGCCCGTTCGGGCGGCAGCATCAAGGCCGGCTTCGAAGGCGGTCAGATGCCGCTGCAGCGGCGCCTGCCGAAGCGTGGTTTTACGCCGCTGGTCAAGAAAGTCTACGCCTTGGTGAACCTGCGCGATCTCGAGTTGTTCGAAGCCGGCAGCGTCGTCGACTTCGAAGCTCTCGGCAAGGCCGGCCTGGTCAAGGCCCTGGGCGATGGAATCAAGATCCTTGGCGATGGCGACCTTACCAAGGCCTTGACGGTCAAGGCGCATAAGTTCAGCAAATCGGCCGTGGCCAAGATTGAAGCGGCCGGCGGCAAAGCCGAGGTCATTTAA
- the rpmD gene encoding 50S ribosomal protein L30 gives MPGQIKVTQKKSGIGRPEYFTKVLKGLGLTRLNQTVVLQDTPEIRGMIRKVAHMVSVEE, from the coding sequence ATGCCCGGGCAGATCAAGGTTACCCAGAAGAAAAGCGGCATCGGCCGCCCAGAATATTTCACCAAGGTCCTCAAGGGGCTGGGGCTGACCAGGCTGAACCAGACCGTGGTTCTGCAGGACACTCCGGAGATTCGCGGAATGATCCGCAAAGTCGCCCATATGGTTTCGGTCGAAGAGTGA
- the map gene encoding type I methionyl aminopeptidase, which produces MILVKSRAEIERMRVAGRMVAEILELLREKVVPGVTTGELDRLAEAECKKRKARPAFKGYGGFPFTICASPNEKVVHGFPDEQPQREGDILSIDFGIIYDGFYGDAAITLPVGRIDAARTRLLQVTERSLALAIAAAQPGARLSDISHAVQTCVEKEGFSVVRDFVGHGIGRQLHESPQIPNFGPPGQGPRLKAGMTLAIEPMINAGGPGVTILADGWTAVTLDGKPSAHFEHTVAVTDEGPQILTLC; this is translated from the coding sequence GTGATTCTCGTCAAATCTCGCGCCGAGATAGAGCGGATGCGGGTGGCTGGCCGGATGGTAGCCGAGATTCTCGAATTGCTCAGGGAGAAGGTCGTCCCCGGGGTGACCACGGGCGAACTTGACCGGCTGGCCGAAGCCGAATGCAAAAAGCGTAAGGCACGGCCGGCGTTCAAGGGCTACGGTGGCTTCCCCTTCACGATCTGTGCCTCGCCAAACGAGAAGGTTGTTCACGGTTTTCCCGATGAACAGCCGCAACGTGAAGGCGATATCCTGAGCATTGATTTCGGGATTATTTACGATGGTTTCTACGGGGATGCCGCCATCACCCTGCCGGTCGGTCGAATCGATGCTGCCAGGACCCGGCTGCTGCAGGTAACGGAGCGCTCCCTGGCGCTGGCGATTGCTGCGGCGCAGCCCGGTGCGCGCCTCTCGGACATATCGCACGCCGTGCAGACCTGTGTTGAAAAAGAAGGATTCAGCGTCGTTCGTGATTTCGTCGGGCACGGCATTGGTCGGCAACTGCACGAGTCGCCGCAGATACCCAACTTCGGCCCCCCTGGCCAAGGACCGCGCCTCAAAGCCGGAATGACGCTGGCCATCGAACCGATGATCAATGCCGGCGGGCCCGGGGTCACCATCCTTGCCGACGGCTGGACCGCCGTAACGTTGGACGGCAAACCGTCGGCGCATTTCGAGCATACGGTGGCGGTTACGGACGAGGGACCGCAGATCCTGACTCTCTGTTGA
- the secY gene encoding preprotein translocase subunit SecY — translation MIASIQNIFGIPELRRRILFTLGMLAVYRVGCHIPTPGVDAQVLAKFFEGTQGTLLGLVSAFTGGALERMTVFALGIMPYISASIILQLLTVVFEPVERLAKEGEQGRKTITRWTRYGTIVLSVIQGAGIAVGLQTMRGPAGEPVVPDQGMGFILLTIITLTAGTAFIMWLGEQITERGIGNGISLIIFAGIVAMIPSALVNSIRLLQTGALSIFLMLLILAVMVVVIAAIIFMERGQRRVPIHYAKRVVGMRNYGGQSSHLPLKVNMSGVIPPIFASSIIMFPATVANLVDVPWVQTVASMMTPSHWLYNVFFVAFIIFFCYFYTAVTFNPVDVADNVKKQGGYIPGIRPGKATSEYIDTVLSRLTFAGAIYISAVCVLPTLLIGQFNVPFYFGGTSLLIVVGVGLDTAAQIEAHLISRSYEGFMKGVTLKGRRG, via the coding sequence TTGATTGCGAGTATCCAGAACATCTTCGGTATTCCTGAACTGCGTCGCCGGATTCTGTTCACCCTCGGTATGCTCGCAGTTTATCGTGTCGGCTGTCACATCCCGACCCCCGGTGTCGATGCGCAGGTTCTGGCCAAGTTCTTCGAGGGGACGCAAGGGACTTTGCTCGGTCTGGTCAGCGCCTTCACCGGCGGTGCCTTGGAGCGCATGACCGTTTTTGCCCTCGGGATCATGCCGTACATCAGCGCCTCCATCATTCTGCAGCTGCTGACCGTTGTCTTCGAGCCGGTCGAGCGGCTGGCCAAGGAGGGGGAGCAGGGGCGTAAGACGATCACCCGCTGGACCCGCTACGGCACCATTGTCCTGTCGGTTATCCAGGGCGCGGGCATCGCCGTTGGCCTGCAGACCATGCGCGGCCCGGCCGGTGAGCCGGTGGTCCCCGATCAGGGGATGGGATTCATCCTGCTGACGATCATTACCCTGACGGCCGGTACCGCCTTCATCATGTGGCTCGGAGAGCAGATCACCGAGCGCGGCATTGGCAACGGTATCTCGCTGATCATCTTTGCCGGTATCGTCGCCATGATTCCGTCGGCCCTGGTCAACTCCATCCGCCTGCTGCAGACCGGCGCCCTGTCGATTTTCCTCATGCTGCTCATCCTGGCGGTGATGGTGGTAGTGATTGCGGCCATCATTTTCATGGAGCGTGGCCAGCGCCGGGTCCCCATCCATTATGCCAAGCGCGTGGTGGGGATGCGCAACTATGGTGGGCAGAGCAGCCACCTGCCACTCAAGGTCAACATGAGCGGGGTCATCCCGCCGATCTTCGCCAGTTCCATCATCATGTTTCCGGCGACGGTGGCCAACCTGGTCGACGTTCCCTGGGTGCAGACCGTCGCCTCGATGATGACCCCCAGCCACTGGCTGTACAATGTTTTTTTTGTTGCATTCATCATTTTCTTCTGTTATTTCTACACGGCTGTGACGTTCAACCCCGTGGACGTGGCGGATAACGTCAAAAAACAGGGGGGATACATTCCTGGTATCCGTCCCGGCAAGGCCACGTCCGAGTACATCGATACCGTACTCAGCCGGCTCACCTTTGCCGGCGCTATCTATATTTCTGCCGTCTGCGTGCTCCCCACCCTTCTGATCGGTCAGTTCAACGTCCCCTTCTATTTTGGCGGGACGTCACTGCTCATCGTGGTTGGCGTCGGGCTGGATACGGCGGCCCAGATCGAGGCGCACCTGATCTCCCGTTCCTACGAGGGATTCATGAAAGGTGTCACTCTCAAGGGTCGGCGCGGCTAG
- a CDS encoding adenylate kinase — protein MKLILLGPPGAGKGTQAKMLTDRFGIPQISTGDILRSAVKEGTPMGVKAKAFMDAGGLVPDEVVVGIVRERLQMSDCAGGFILDGFPRTVAQADALKETLQQLGKNLDAVISLDVDVEALVERLTGRRTCKACGRGYHVKFDPPKVAGTCDVCGGVLIQRADDQEETIRKRLEVYHQQTAPLVAYYRTDSLLTSVDGMREIDTVQQQILSALAAA, from the coding sequence ATGAAATTGATACTGCTCGGTCCTCCCGGTGCGGGAAAAGGCACTCAGGCCAAGATGCTGACCGACCGGTTTGGCATACCGCAGATCTCCACGGGTGATATTCTGCGGTCTGCCGTCAAGGAAGGGACGCCGATGGGTGTCAAGGCCAAGGCTTTCATGGACGCCGGCGGCTTGGTCCCCGATGAGGTGGTGGTCGGCATCGTCCGTGAGCGGCTGCAGATGAGTGATTGTGCGGGCGGCTTCATCCTTGACGGTTTTCCCCGGACTGTCGCCCAGGCCGACGCCCTGAAGGAGACGCTCCAGCAGCTCGGCAAGAACCTCGATGCGGTCATCTCTCTTGACGTAGATGTCGAGGCCCTGGTGGAGCGACTCACCGGCCGGCGCACCTGCAAGGCTTGCGGCCGCGGCTATCATGTCAAATTTGATCCGCCGAAGGTCGCCGGCACCTGCGATGTTTGCGGTGGGGTGCTTATTCAGCGCGCCGACGATCAGGAAGAGACGATCCGCAAACGGCTCGAGGTCTACCATCAGCAGACCGCGCCGTTGGTTGCCTATTATCGCACCGACAGTCTGCTTACCAGTGTTGACGGCATGCGTGAAATCGATACCGTCCAGCAGCAGATCTTGTCGGCGCTCGCGGCCGCCTGA
- the rpsM gene encoding 30S ribosomal protein S13 has protein sequence MARIAGIDLPRNKRIEVALTYIYGIGRSSSQKILAKAGVDFNTRSDDLTESEAGKIRDIIDRECKVEGDLRREISTNIKRLMDLGCYRGLRHRRGLPVRGQKTKTNARTRKGPRKTVAGKKK, from the coding sequence TTGGCACGCATTGCTGGCATCGACTTACCGAGGAACAAGCGGATTGAGGTGGCACTCACCTATATTTACGGCATCGGCCGGTCCTCGTCCCAAAAGATTCTTGCCAAGGCAGGGGTGGACTTCAATACCCGGTCCGACGATCTGACCGAGTCGGAAGCCGGCAAGATCCGCGACATCATCGACCGTGAATGCAAGGTCGAAGGCGATCTGCGTCGCGAGATTTCCACTAACATCAAGCGCCTCATGGACCTCGGCTGCTACCGCGGTCTGCGCCATCGTCGGGGGCTCCCTGTCCGTGGGCAGAAAACCAAGACCAATGCCCGCACCCGCAAAGGCCCTCGTAAGACCGTGGCCGGCAAGAAGAAATAA